A genomic region of Lates calcarifer isolate ASB-BC8 linkage group LG9, TLL_Latcal_v3, whole genome shotgun sequence contains the following coding sequences:
- the dtwd2 gene encoding tRNA-uridine aminocarboxypropyltransferase 2: protein MDNVPSLCSSVAPEENGPETCDSSSMEDGLVDAFGDLAALPVEVGERRPTCLRCRRPQKVCLCPFLPPQPLEVSTCLYVVQHPAEESRVLRTVPLLAACLPQGKCNVIVGRRFNEEKHPELAAVCRDSRTLILYPGPKSQNLEELVKYQEVGTVKHNVIIIDGTWSQAKNMFLKNSLFHLPKQVQLNRTLSSQYVIRTQPSNICLSTLECAAVALSILEQNDDIQEVLLRPLKALCSFQLQHGAQIHHSKEHLLKNGMYDKPMPKNKRKIKRMEKLVTDHNICPR, encoded by the exons ATGGACAATGTCCCCAGTCTTTGCTCCTCAGTCGCTCCTGAAGAAAATGGACCAGAGACCTGCGACAGCTCCTCGATGGAAGACGGACTAGTCGACGCTTTTGGAGACCTGGCTGCCCTCCCGGTCGAGGTTGGCGAGAGAAGACCGACGTGTTTACGGTGCCG TCGCCCTCAGAAGGtgtgtctctgtccttttcttcCACCACAACCCCTGGAGGTCTCCACATGTCTGTACGTAGTGCAGCATCCCGCAGAG GAGAGCAGAGTACTTCGCACAGTGCCTTTACTTGCTGCTTGTTTGCCTCAAGGAAAATGCAATGTCATAGTTGGAAGAAGATTCAATGAGGAAAA GCACCCAGAGCTGGCTGCAGTGTGTCGCGACAGCAGGACACTGATCTTGTACCCGGGCCCCAAATCCCAGAACCTGGAGGAATTGGTGAAATACCAAGAAGTAGGCACTGTAAAGCATAACGTCATCATCATAGATGGCACGTGGAGCCAGGCTAAAAACATGTTCCTCAAAAACAGCCTGTTCCACCTCCctaaacag GTGCAGCTTAACAGGACTCTGTCCAGTCAGTATGTGATCCGCACACAACCCTccaacatctgtctgtccacGCTGGAATGTGCTGCTGTCGCCCTCTCCATCCTGGAGCAGAATGATGACATACAAGAG GTCCTGCTGAGGCCCCTGAAAGCCCTGTGCTCCTTCCAGCTGCAGCACGGTGCTCAGATTCATCACAGCAAAGAGCATCTACTAAAGAACGGCATGTACGACAAACCCATGCCCAAGAACAAACGCAAGATAAAGAGGATGGAGAAACTTGTCACTGACCACAATATCTGCCCCAGATGA